In the Pontibacillus sp. HMF3514 genome, TTGAAGAACTTAAAGTTGAAGTCGACCGTATTGCAGAAGAATATTTAGCTCAAAAAGAAGGATAAATAGAAAAGAGCAGCCTATCTATGTAGGCTGCTCTTTATTATCTAAAATGGAGCAAAGAATAAGGTGAGCAAAATGGAAATGGCACCCGCGATAATCGCTGTATTACCTAGCGTATCTGCACCTCTGCGCTTCGCCATAAATCCTACAATGACACCTGCGGCTCCGAGTATAACAGGCATAATAAAAAAGGATACGATGGATAGCACAACAGCTAACCACCCCATGCCCGCATGGACATCTTTATCCATGTCTGTCTCTTTTTCACCTGATTTTACCGGTTCACGTACTGTGTTGTTATCGATTGCCGCTTCTTGAGCAAATTCAACATCATCAGTACCAGGCATTAAACTTGGGCTATCTGCCAGTGTTTCTCTTTCCTCTAGATCATTAAGTTCATGATCTTCAACGTTTTTTATTTCTTTTGCTTCCTCATCATCAATATGAGGGGTTTCGTCCACATGTTCTTCATGCTTTTTCTTGGATTCATCCATTATTTGTCCCTCACTTTCCTTTAGAGGTGCAACCTTAGTTTATGGAGATGCATCAAGTATTTACGTGGAAAGTGATGTTATTTTTAAAAAAAGCTCCTAAAAAGGAGCTTTTTTTGTAACTAATATTATTGTGCAGCTGCAACTGCATCATGTGATTTTGCTTTTCGTTGGATTTTTTCAGCATACCAGCTTTTTGCGTGTCCATGTTCTTCTTTATACTGTTCTAAACCACCCATGCCGCGGTGATATGCCGTTAATGCCTCATCCCAATTGCCATACTCATGATGTAAATAATCTAAATAAATAAAGGATAATTGCATGGAGTAATAAGGGTCAAATAGCAATTCTTCTTCATAAGGCAAACCACCCATTTCCGCAATCCAAGGAGCCGTATTTTTC is a window encoding:
- a CDS encoding DUF4190 domain-containing protein gives rise to the protein MDESKKKHEEHVDETPHIDDEEAKEIKNVEDHELNDLEERETLADSPSLMPGTDDVEFAQEAAIDNNTVREPVKSGEKETDMDKDVHAGMGWLAVVLSIVSFFIMPVILGAAGVIVGFMAKRRGADTLGNTAIIAGAISILLTLFFAPF